One genomic window of Candidatus Poribacteria bacterium includes the following:
- a CDS encoding sugar phosphate isomerase/epimerase codes for MPHLAVFPKGYMDDLCVHKTMTLLDWIELASELDVEGLEFYDGFFESFEPEYLDRVRKALDAKRLAMPMLCFSPDFTQPDPDARQREIERTQRGIELSARLGGVTCRVLSGQARPEVERADGVRWTVECIRALLPHAERHGIVLAMENHYKDGYWLYREFAQRMDVFLEIVDQIDSPWFRVNYDPSNALVAGDDPIELLHAVKTRVVSMHASDRYLSTGNLDDLKQADGTLGYVSTLKHGVIGEGLNDYDAIFSALAGVGFDGWVSIEDGENGMDDLRASVAFLREKMRKHFPASSA; via the coding sequence ATGCCGCATCTCGCCGTGTTTCCCAAGGGCTACATGGACGACCTGTGCGTCCACAAGACGATGACGCTCCTCGACTGGATCGAGCTCGCCTCCGAGCTAGACGTGGAGGGCTTGGAGTTCTACGACGGGTTCTTCGAGTCCTTCGAGCCGGAGTACCTCGACCGCGTCCGGAAGGCGCTCGACGCGAAGCGGCTCGCGATGCCGATGCTCTGCTTCTCGCCCGACTTCACCCAGCCCGACCCCGACGCCCGCCAGCGCGAGATCGAGCGCACCCAGCGCGGCATCGAGCTTTCGGCGCGGTTGGGCGGCGTGACCTGCCGCGTCCTGTCGGGACAGGCGCGGCCCGAAGTGGAACGCGCCGACGGCGTCCGCTGGACGGTCGAGTGCATCCGGGCGCTCCTGCCGCATGCGGAACGCCACGGCATCGTCTTGGCGATGGAGAACCACTACAAGGACGGCTACTGGCTCTACCGCGAGTTCGCCCAGCGCATGGACGTGTTCTTGGAGATCGTCGATCAGATCGACTCACCGTGGTTCCGCGTGAACTACGATCCGTCGAACGCGCTCGTGGCAGGCGACGATCCCATCGAGCTCCTGCATGCCGTCAAGACGCGCGTCGTCTCGATGCACGCCAGCGACCGCTACCTATCCACTGGAAACCTCGACGACCTCAAGCAGGCGGACGGCACGCTGGGATACGTCAGCACGCTCAAGCACGGAGTCATCGGCGAGGGGCTGAACGACTACGACGCGATCTTCTCGGCGCTGGCGGGCGTCGGCTTCGACGGGTGGGTCTCCATCGAGGACGGCGAGAACGGCATGGACGACCTGCGCGCGTCCGTTGCCTTCCTGCGCGAGAAGATGCGGAAGCACTTCCCGGCATCCAGCGCTTGA
- a CDS encoding HNH endonuclease — MGTTLTDHWAPALAGATGEGAGTTSAGEQRTCPLSIPDRTRNDVLIEAGHRCAITTCRKYPVDVHHIVSRQQKGSNEFENLIALCTECHARAHRTKEISSKALQAYKANLSLLNHRYGEMERRLLQYFADDPTNQVAKLPGGLDVLLMYLIKDKMIAEISVGGTVKILGLSAVKGYQLTQEGKQLVESIRKGDAIP; from the coding sequence CTGGGTACCACACTGACTGACCACTGGGCTCCGGCTCTCGCGGGAGCGACAGGTGAAGGGGCGGGAACGACGAGCGCTGGTGAGCAAAGGACATGTCCACTGAGTATTCCCGATCGCACACGCAACGACGTCCTCATTGAAGCAGGTCATCGATGCGCGATCACGACGTGCAGGAAGTATCCTGTTGATGTCCACCACATTGTCTCACGCCAACAGAAAGGAAGCAATGAGTTCGAGAACCTGATCGCTCTCTGCACGGAGTGCCACGCTCGGGCCCACCGTACGAAGGAGATCAGCTCGAAGGCGCTCCAGGCGTACAAGGCCAATCTCTCACTACTGAACCACCGATATGGTGAGATGGAGAGACGACTGCTCCAGTACTTCGCAGACGACCCGACGAACCAGGTTGCCAAACTGCCTGGAGGGCTTGACGTGTTGCTGATGTATCTCATCAAGGACAAGATGATCGCAGAGATATCCGTGGGCGGAACCGTGAAGATCCTTGGGTTATCGGCTGTCAAAGGCTATCAGCTGACACAGGAGGGGAAGCAACTTGTTGAGTCCATCCGCAAAGGTGACGCTATCCCTTAG